The Carassius gibelio isolate Cgi1373 ecotype wild population from Czech Republic chromosome B19, carGib1.2-hapl.c, whole genome shotgun sequence genomic interval atttgacagcactagttataATCAAGAATGCCTTCACATTTAACAAACATATTAAGCCCATTTTCTAGTTCTCGAATAAAATGGCTTTAAAtataatgaacaataacaaacagTAAAGATTTATTGTAATTCATCAGAGAGAACTATTCACTATAATTCAAAGTGCTGTTTCTATTGTGTTTTGTTCTATTGACAATAATACAGTAATGTGTTGTTTGCCTCTAACATATAATACATCATGGtctctggcaacactgtctggcTGAAAATGCCATCATTAACACTGACTGACGTTGTCTGCCACCTGCAAAGATTCAATTGAGCAGAAAACGAGAGACAAACAATAAATACTACTACTATAAAACTGCAAATCACATTAATTTAGGGGTGTAAATATTTgctctaaaaacaatttaaattagcGATTCATCCTTAAATGATGTGATACATTATGATAATGGTGGCTTAATTAAGTTTTGGATATTATAATCTCTCCATTAAATTTTCATAGTCAGACATGAGTGTTTTTACACCCCTAATattaacaaaacacttttttagaTGTTTAATGAATTCTTTCCGTGGCATCCAAAGTATGAGGTTTCAGTAAAACACCTTGTGCATGAAGGCACAACCGTAAATAAATACGCTACATGGAATTGTCAAATCACCCAGTATTCATAGCGGTTTGTTTGGTCATttaatacactactattcaaaagtttgaggttggtatgAGTGTTTTTTTATGTCTGTGAAGTCTCTTACGCTCATTCAGGCtgtatttattaaatcaaaaatacagtaaaaacagtaatattgtgaaatattattacaatgtaaaataacttttctatttttaaatattttgtaatgtaattaatcCTTCAGATAATTAAAGAAgtcattctagtatgctgatttgctcctcaaaaaaataaaattgtattatcaatgttgaaaacatttattctggttaatatttctgtggaaaccatgacacattatttttcagttatctaaaatgaataaaaagttcaaaagaactgtttatttcaaatataagtttttttgtcatattataaatgtcacttttgattagtttaatgcatccttgatgaatttAAGTATTACGTTTATTCAAACAAAatagccccaaacttttgaacagtagcgtaTGCATTTATTAGGAGTTTATGAATTGGCAGTAGGTGGGACTATCACCCCGCTCCTTCTTACATGGAAGCTCCTCCTTACTTGGAAGCTCCTCCTCTTTTTTAATAGTAATGATAAAGCGAGTTTGTGTAGATGCATTTTGCTCCACCACACTGTCTTGTTTCCCTATCatcatgtttgtgtttgtctCCTCATCATTTTCCATCCTATCCATGCATTCCTCCTCTGCCTCCATGTAATCGACTTCCCCTTCCTcaatctctctttctcctctgttGTCCTGCTCTTCCTGTCTAAGCCAGTTGTGACCATTGAAAAAGCTGAGAACAGCCTCTTTGGCTACTCCTAGTTGAGCAGATAGGGTATGAATGGCCTCTTGATCTGGATGTAGTCCCACTTCCTGAATGAAACTCTGCAGGATTGCATGGGCTTCTGGTGGTAAAGACCTGCCTCCAATATTTGGGCCCATGTGAGTGGCTTTGAGACATCCAGTGATGAGATGCTGCTGGAGGAAGTGTTGATGATGCGGAGTTGGGATTTTGTGCAGTTGTTGGTGCTGCTTCAGAGGCACCATGTGCTGTGGcatgacctttaaaaaaaaattaaaaataatattagctATATGTTAGGGCCCATATTAGCAAAATATATGTAAAAGTTTGTGTGAGCACTCACTTGTAGTTGTTCTGTCAGTGGTCTTGTGTGTTTTTCTGAGTAGAATGTCTGCCCTGTATTGCTCTCTTGGTCATATATAACATctcgctctgattggctgagatttAGGAACTGGCGAATCAGAGACAGATTTTCCCACAGTGTACGATTCTGAGGCGATGGCTCCTCCTTCCAGCGCAGGAGCTCACACAGCCAgccctgaaacacaaacacaaaagcagcAGGCTTCAAACATCTGAGATGATGttgtaaaattgttttaaaatctaatttaaacctaGACGTTAATGTAATGGTTTAGGATTTTTTGGACCATTTGAAAATGttataatgtaaaatgaataagaaatattttatttatgctttccatgacataaatatttaaatatatataataaatatttatgtgtaggagataaatatttaattttcaagaGATATTTTAAATTCTGCAGTATTTCTAGGTCACCAGTCAAATAAGCAAAATAACTACCGTTAACCATGTGAATTCTTTTGTTCAAAATGTACTATTTTCTAATTCTTTTGCtgataatttaatttgtaatggaaaatttatttaattaattaatttcacaaaatgattttttttctgtttaaaaatgtaagaaaaaaactTCCATTATCTCATGAAAGTGGGAGTGgattaatattaatactaatcACACTACAGTACTTATTCCTAATAATATAACAGTCAGTGCATTCAAGGTATATAAATTGGATATAAATTTATTGTATTTGAATATGCATTAAATGTGTATACAtcgaattaaaaatacatttctttaaaccGAAAtctaatgttattaaaataagtattttatgctacaccaatgtgaaatattattacactttaaaataactgatttctattttaatattttagagtTTTTAGATGAGTGGCTaccaaatattaaaatagaataataatatttcacaaatataactgtttttacagtatttttgatcaaagaaaagcagccttggtgtagcataaaagacttctttcaataacatttcatttcagtttaaagAAATTTAGACTTCTGGTCTACTGTAAATATCTTCTCAGAAAACTGGGAGTggattaatacaaattattttcatgAACACTATATTACATTATATGAATTGTAGGTACAGTATATACTGCACATTTCCctgcattcaaataaatatttattatgtttaaatatgtatgtaatgtatatatCTCAAATATAATGAAAGCTGCTTTGGATCAAATGCCTAAATGTATTGGCTTGTAAGGTGGATCTTTTTCCCCTTTTTTAGTAGAGATTTCTTGTGCAATCTGTACTAAAGTATTCCTTCtgtacatatgcacacacacatgtacagtaccTGACTCTTAGCTGCAGACACTTTTGCAAACAAGGCCTGAGACACTTTTGCTCGTCTCATTTCTTGCTGTATTTCATCATAGATGCCGTAGTTAATTCCAGAATCATCGCATTCCACTTTGACTACAATGTCCTTGGAAACAGGTGAAAGTTTTGCCTGTATTGAAAGAGATATTTGTCATGATAACACTTAATTAACAAATGGCATTTTAGTATTAACATTATTACTATGTTAACTATGAGTTTACTTGTCTAAAATAAGATGCGCTAGCCATAGAGATTATAGCACATGCTGATTAGCATCTCAGGTTCATAAATACATTTGAGTAAACCTGAATGGGCAGAGGTGAGCTTGTATTGGGGTTGTAGGTAGAGTTGAGGTTACGCTCTCTTTCCTCCAGATAAATGGAGTCTCTCTGGCTCTGTGGCAGTTGCAGGAAGCTCTGCATGGCCCTGAGGTTTACTAAAAGAGACTGAGATGCACACCGTGGGTCTTCTTCCTTGCGCAAGATCTCCGATAGCAGGCCCTGTTTCAAGTAATATCACAGACAGCACATTAATAGGTATCCAGATACATGATATTTGAGATATATGTACATTTCTATCATGTTACCTGAGTCCTGTTAATGGCCACTCGTGCAAACACGGCTTGGGAAACCCCCGCCCTCTTTAGTTCATCACGCACCCAATGGTAAATTTCAGGTGACACGTCGGTGACAGGTGAGGGGCATTGAGCTACTGTGGGTGGGGACACATTGCATTTGGGAGGAGTCTTTAGTGGTGCAGGATGAGGCCCGTGTGGgtgcgtgtgagcgtgtgtgaggaGCTGAGACATGGCATGCTGCTGTGAGAGGAGCTGAGCCATCACCAGACCAGGCATTCCAGCCTGCATCTGGACAACGCCATGTGACTCCGCCCCACTGCCTTCCATTGGCTGCTGGTACATGGTGGGCTGGCTGGAGGATGATGGTTGGTTGCAATGTCTGCTCATGTCACCTGAAATGACATAAAAAACCTTTAGTAGCTCGACATTCATGTGAAATCACTGGAGTCTATTTAAAATTTACAGCATATCATATATACAGTTGTTTTACTTGACTAcagttttagtatttaaaatctacatttacctacactaccattcaaagatttggggtcagtaagatttttgtcatttaaaataaatgttttctatttatcaaagcatCATGCAAAAATGCAGCTACAGTTTTCAtgaaaatgttaagcagcacaactgttttcaacaatactaataagaagaaaatgttattgtgcaccaaatcagcatattagaatgatttctgaatgagcAGGTTATATTGAAaactgctgaatattcagcattaCCATCACAAggataaataaatttttaaataaaagactgCCAACTTTGATTGTAGCGTAGTCTATTGCTTTTTATTAATAAAGGTTAGTAAGTGAAGTGAGGTAACAtagagccaagtatggtgacccatactccgaattggtactctgcatttaacccatccaaagtgcacacacacactgtgaacacacacccggagcagtgatgtatcatgaactaacaataaacaatttgAAAGCATAAtctataatttattaatgtacttATATACTAATATTTCAAATTCATGTTTGTCCATAtttaaatttacaattaaatttatgcatttagtagacgcttttatctaaagcgacttacagtgcattcaggctatcaatttttacctatcatgtgttcccagagaatcgaacccccaaccttgcacttgataagcaatgctctaccaatagagctacaggaacactaataataaccaaaatacatttattgttaatgtttaatgttaaaaatgtatatttagaaaTTTTTACATATCAAATTCTTTGTTGTTAATGGATTAAGCTttaatttaaagtgttaccagaaacaCAAGATGACTACTTAACGAAAGCTATAAATGTGTGAATATAAGAGCTATTCTTGGAGAACATACAGTAGGTTGCTACTCACCCATCATAGACTTTGCCCTCTTGTAGTGTTTGTACCACTGGCCAAACTCTTGACATCTCGCAGCAGAGATGCTGGCATAGTAAGTGCCGTTCACTACTGATGAAATCATgctctttaaaaaacaacaacaacaacaaaaaaacatacaagttaatgtatgtttgtgtgtaggCAAAAATTTGATTTTGCCTCTCATTTCCTTGTTATGTGACCTTAACAGGAATTCAGTAATTAACAGACAGAGCATACTAAACTAAGTCTTGAGGTATGCCTTGGAACTGACTAAATGTGTCCAGAAAGGATGTGCTAAAGGTTTTTGTCTCCTTGCTAAATAGATTTAATAACTAGTTCTCAACCTAGGGATGGATCTTAATAGTAGGGTGTATTCTTCAATGAGAGCACTTCTATGATCATAGTTCTGCTCTTTAACCATAGGATATAAGACAATTAACCCTATTTTATTCTATAGCTACATGCAATTAAGCTATGGTTGATGACAAGTAAGTTTAAGTTAGTATAAGGTTATATGGAATATAGTGCCTGGCAAAAATAGTGcatttacagtgtttacttccgtataaagtttttttttttttttttctgtgaacgtACCTGAGATAATGGACACTCTTTAGCCAGAGTGCTCTGATTCATCTCTTTCAGCAGCTCCTTCAGGGCATTTCTGACGGTAGAATGAGTCCATTGCTCAGCAGGCAAGTCCTCTAATTTAGAAacactgagagagtgagagaatgtGCGTGAGTCAGTGAGAAAAACTGTTTACTGCAATAATTAATTACACTGTAGGACATTAatcacaaataattattatttcacaaATAGCTATATTATTAAGTGTTTATCCTCAAAACTTCAATAACTTTAATAACtttgaataattttgaaatgAGTTTTAGTACTAAATTACCTGTGAAAAATTATCCTTAATCATGAATCAGAACAGTTTTAATTTTCAGAGTGTAGTTCATCATTCTGATAAGCCTGTTTGCTGAAACCCAGAGACAGATGTGATACAAGTGTGTGTGCCAGTTGTACCTGTGTAGCTTTATTCTTAAGGTGATGACATGGTAAAGATCTTGAAGCATGTCTCCTACTGTCGCGTCAGAGGTGTCTGTCACAGTGGACAGGGACACAGGGTTCCAATGGCCAACCTGAACCTGACCTAAtgcagaaattattttttattacaatgaCTACTATATATGATCCTTACATAGTTCCTGCCACCgtaactctgttttttttttgtttgtttttttactttgctACTTATTTTTCTCTTATGGCAACCTTAGTAATTTTCTAATCTTGAGCAAGTTTAGGTGTCTTGtatcttatttttttcacttattaATTGTTGATTCATATAGGCAAATGATGTACCATATTTATAaccatttatattaaaatgaaaaaaaaaaaattaaacattccaTATATGAGGGATGTcacgtaaaaaaaaacacattaaatacagtttaacttAAAGATTCGACTATTCAAAcatttttgcagtgttttttttttttttttaattgtctaaACTTTTCAAcgtttaaatacaaatttaaaatttaaaatgaatcaaaGTACAGTTCAATTTGATATCAATTAGGTATGATTACTGAaaatagtttgttttatatgtgcGCTGCAGTTCAAAGGTTTGGAGCCAgtatgctagtttttttttttttcagaaaatatgtGCTAAATTGAtctaaaatgtaatgttaaaaagatttctacttttcaaatgctgtttttaaatattttatccaaCAGAGAATCCTGGAAACATTTTCAgtttccacaataatattaagtagcaactgttttcaacattgatgatactcagaaatgtttcctgagcaccaaatcagcatattaaaatgcatcttttccatcacaggagaacattacatttaaaatatataaaaatagaaaatggttatttcaaagtatattaatatttatatttattacatagtattaatatattttaaatatattttaatcagtagccttagtgagcatatGGGACTTCCAATGTTTACAGTAAGTGAGATGCATACCGAAAGATAAGATGCAGGCTATGATGGTGCAGACTGGAACTAAAAGAAACAGCCCCATCCCCATCTTTCAGGCTTACATATTAAATTTGAATTGAGTGTGAATTattcattagtgtgtgtgtacctgtagcCAGAGCCGCCGCGGTGTGTGTGTATCCCAGCTCTTGCAGTGCAGCCTCTGTAATCTGGCTGAACAGCAGGTCTTTCTTCAACAGCACAAATTCTGCATGCTCCGATCTCTTCCTCTCTGAGGGTGGGACATCACTCTGCTCCACCATACAGAACACAGGGATCAGACTCCCTGTAGAAAGGAGAACACGTTCACTCAGACATCTTATGAACAGACACGGTCTTCTATCCGTGTTTATGCCCATCAGTGTATACCTTTCCTCCTGTTTGCATGTAATGATGTTTGTTTGGAGGTCAGGCTCACAGGAGTGATTCCAGGTACAGGCAGATCTCTTGAATTCTCCATACGGGCCATTTTACAGGGAGGATAAGAGGATTCACACATGACGGGCCCCTGGGTGCCACTAGTAGTTGCCAAATGGTCCATCATCGTTTTTAATCTCAGCTCTCACAAACTACCGAAAATGATAACATGAGGAAAGgagaaaatatatatagagagagaattgTAGTATTGCTcagttgtttagtttttttcttcttttctgttaTGATGGTTTATAATGTTCAGGCTgggtgttgttttattttttatttttttttactggttctagactttttttttctggtcagaCTCGGAGACCAACTTGTTTCCCAGCTAAAGACCAGCTTAATCAGGTTGGGAGACCATGTCAATCCACCTACGACCAGCAAAGCATCTTAGGCTGGCTTAAGATGTTATTTGTTCAGCAGTAAAGAGCCGCTACAGGTGCTGCATATATGCTCAGTCTACGACATATCATCATTTCGTCTCCTTTTTATGCCATATTTATTTTCCGTTCACTTACTTTATTGACTGCAGTGCTGTTTCCCGGTGGTTACAATCCTGCAGACGGGGATCCGAACATGCCGACAGAGCTAGCGCGCGTCCCAGGATCGCTCACTAACAAAAACACTGGCTCCAGAATCAGCGCGCGGGTCCGATGACGAGCGACTCGAGAGAGGGTTTTATTTCATAAAGAAAGGTCTTTGTTCTTAGCAAACGGGGAAAAAATAGACgcatttaaatcaataaaataaggCTAATATTGAGGAAAAACGGCTCGTATAATATAATGCTCGAACACAGATCCGTAATTAAATCTATAGGCGGTCCCAAAAAGCATCATCAATGTGATGTCACCAAGAGCAGACCAATCAgtttccagcagaagtgcctccTGTCAGAATGCATGACTGTTTTAGTATGGCAAGCTATTTTAACGTTTAATAATTGGTTTCTTGAGCTTTTTTGATGTTTCACTagtaaaaacacttaatttcaaaTATCTAATGTACAACTACTTATATTTTTTGATTGGCTTACATTGAGTGCTGTGAAAACACACATGAAATGTTTTGTCCTTGGCCATATTGATACTAGAAGAATTTAGAGAGAATTGATAagtaaatactatatttaacTAATAACAATGGCCATATAAGTTTATTAAAGGTTTACATAAGACATTCctttttaaaggtcccattctttgtgatcccatgttttaaactttagttagtgtgttatgttgttgttgttagagtataaataatttctgtaaaattataaatatcaaagttcaatgccaagcgagatattttatttagcagaattcgcctacaatgaacaacccatttggactacatccttctagttcctgcagtaatgacgtcactaaaacagtttttttgactgaCCTTCGCCcacataaatacagaaaaaaggggcgtggtcttgttgcactccaacggagaagaggaatagctgcatttgtgtttgttgccatgtcgttgaaacgctgttattttcatctcggagtctaatcatctttgtttgggcttcccagggatgctgtacttagagatcaatggttacaatttatgtttaactcagttccagaaaattataatccacatgtaaaactatgtgcagcacattttgctgaggacagcgagcttcctcaatcttaatcagtttaatgctggattcgcacaaagattattcttgaaagatggagcagttccctctttgtctggagaaagtgttgtttatggaccacaaccggtaagtgtattttattatttaagttggtgcgtttaacagtttctgtaacttattacacaaagggcaacgctgtttagcttggTTAACTAGATGTCAGGGCTGTGCAAAATGCGactttcatgcgcatctcgtcagtaaaagcattctgtgattagaagtacatctccagcacgtgcattcagatcagcattgccatgttttcaaaacaaatcctgacCGCTTGCTTCTCAactctagcccaatcgcgtttccaggagggtaAAGTGCGCTCAGGAACCGCTgacacaatcagaactcgttacgtatttctgaaggagggactttatagaacaaggaagtcatcagcccgtttttataacagtgaaaacagcggtatacagataggtgaattgtgtgaaaaatactgttcttttacacgcaaaacatgaacacatgttatattgcacactggaaacacaatcaaagcttcaaaaaagcatgaaaaacaggacctttaatGATGCTCTGCTAATTCACATTTGGTTGAAATTTTAGACATTTTAGTTTTTGGTTTTGGAAGTTTTCCTCGCAGATGAAATGGAAATGTATGTTttgaatttaacatttatttaaccaaGTGCTGTTAGTTTAAAATATGTTGCCTTAAACAGTTCAAAAGatccataatattgttttaaataaattaaatttaaaataaataaataaaataaattttttaaactaaaaaatttagtaaaaaaaaaagggacaattcagcttttccatcacaagaACAAATtgccttttaaaatataataaaatataaaacattatttaaatgtgtaattatttcacaatattactttttactgtgtttttttattattaaataaatgcaaataattattattaagtatatgcaaccttggtgagcataagtgtcttctttcaaaaaaagtGTCTTCTTTTCTTGGGATGTTCTTAAcatttctctataatctttcatagtttaaaaaaaattaatagaggATTGCCAATGTGTATAAATGCTGTGTATACACAGCATGTATGGGAGGCAATACAGTAATTGTTTCAGTTGAAAAAAAGAACCTTAATCAGCCTCATCAAGTGATCTCTGTGATTAATGCTTGTTTGCACCTGTACACATGCATGACAGTCACTGTATGTTGCAATCATTCTTTTCTGTAAGATTAATCATAATGAACGGAGCTTCATTTGTGTCTTTATTTGCATGAGCttgcatatttatttacaacCAAATGAAACGCATTCAGTTCATATGATTATAATACAAAACATTATTCTCATCGTATAGAAGCATTCTGCAGCAGAATGATTACAGTTTGTACTGTGATAAGAATACATTAGTACACAagaaacagagacagacacatgATTGGATTATATTATTTATGTCAATTTGTCAAGCCAGCTCTCCAGTGGCTAATCACACCTCAACGATTACCCCACAGCAACAACAGCAGTAATGATGAGAATATTACCATAATAATATAAGAAAATTGTTAATTGATGCTCTGTTATGTAATATTACTGTACTACAAATTACTACTTATTTTGAATCATGTTTTCAACACTGCCGCAGCACTTTATGGCAATTTGTATTGTGATTGTAGAAGGTAAAAGTGTGGTATTGTGATAGTATAAACAGTAGAGGGCGACATAGCCTTCTGCGTGCAGTatgttttacaaaacaaatatatatatatgtcgttGTCTTTAGTACTTTGACTAGTGCCAAGAATATTATCTACTAGTGCGGATATTATCTAATTTCTCTTTGGTCTACTTTTTGTCCTGCTGTTTTGATTTTAATACTATTCTATTAACAGTAATCCACCATTTAATATTATCCAAGTATAATTAAAATGGGGCTCCACCAAtggaaaatgcaaagaaaaaatcCCACAGAAATTTTTAAAATAAGCCCCACTTTGATCATTTCTTTTTA includes:
- the satb1a gene encoding DNA-binding protein SATB1a; protein product: MMDHLATTSGTQGPVMCESSYPPCKMARMENSRDLPVPGITPVSLTSKQTSLHANRRKGSLIPVFCMVEQSDVPPSERKRSEHAEFVLLKKDLLFSQITEAALQELGYTHTAAALATGQVQVGHWNPVSLSTVTDTSDATVGDMLQDLYHVITLRIKLHSVSKLEDLPAEQWTHSTVRNALKELLKEMNQSTLAKECPLSQSMISSVVNGTYYASISAARCQEFGQWYKHYKRAKSMMGDMSRHCNQPSSSSQPTMYQQPMEGSGAESHGVVQMQAGMPGLVMAQLLSQQHAMSQLLTHAHTHPHGPHPAPLKTPPKCNVSPPTVAQCPSPVTDVSPEIYHWVRDELKRAGVSQAVFARVAINRTQGLLSEILRKEEDPRCASQSLLVNLRAMQSFLQLPQSQRDSIYLEERERNLNSTYNPNTSSPLPIQAKLSPVSKDIVVKVECDDSGINYGIYDEIQQEMRRAKVSQALFAKVSAAKSQGWLCELLRWKEEPSPQNRTLWENLSLIRQFLNLSQSERDVIYDQESNTGQTFYSEKHTRPLTEQLQVMPQHMVPLKQHQQLHKIPTPHHQHFLQQHLITGCLKATHMGPNIGGRSLPPEAHAILQSFIQEVGLHPDQEAIHTLSAQLGVAKEAVLSFFNGHNWLRQEEQDNRGEREIEEGEVDYMEAEEECMDRMENDEETNTNMMIGKQDSVVEQNASTQTRFIITIKKEEELPSKEELPCKKERGDSPTYCQFINS